TAAAGAGATTAATGATGAAAGTAGTTCAGATAGAGAATTTGATGATTCTAGGCCTGTCTTGCCTTGCACAGATGAAGaaattgtaggaaatgatgttgctGGTGAATATAGCGGTTCAAGGCCAATTTTAGCTGATAAATGTGTAGAAGATGTAGGGGCATCCACAGAGGAGCATGAAACTGCTCCTGGGAATCACTTACCGCTTGTTGATATTCAAATTCCATTGCTGCAAAAGCAAGGGATGCCAATTGCCAAGCTGTCTGGGTTCAGTGATGATGATTCTCTGGGAAGTGAGAGTGTAGAGGAGGAAACATTTTTAGGTGTTGCGAGAGTTCCCAGTTCCGGGGTTCTGGAGAGATTAGTTAGTGCCCCTAAAGTCAGGATCTTCGAGGTAGGAGAAGGAGATGGGTATGCCTCAGTATCTGACTATGGCTCCGAAGCTGAGGTTGGTGAGGACTCCGTTTTGGTTGGAGGTGACAACGGGGAAGAAAAGCAGATTTCTAATCATCTCATGTCTGCAGATGTGATTGAAGACAAGGGTCCTGAAATTGCTGAAGAAGCAGGAGGTGCCGAGTTAGATGAACACCTTCAAGATTTCCATGGAGATAATGGGGAAATGAATTTTGAAATAGGCGCTAATGCAAACAATCCTGACCCGACTACTGTTGTCAACTCAAACATCCTTGAAATTAATGCTGTGGAGCTCACAGGAGCTAAGGCCACAGAAGGAGAAGCCAAAGACGAATTTGAAGCTGCATCCATGGATCGTGGGAAATGTGCAAATAATGATGGAAATGGGTCCATTGTTCGCAGTCAGCCTAATGAGGGTGAGAAGTCGGTTTGTAAAATTGAGCACAAGATTGATGAAAAATCGAAATCTCATTGTTTTGATGATCCCCACAATGTTGAATCTCTAGATAATGCTACGAGTGAAGAGGAAGTACAGATGATGAACTATGTCAAGCTTTCAGACGAACATGTTGCTCAGAATCTTGAGGGCTATACGAATGGCGATTTGGATGTGTATCAAAGACTTGTCATGAAAGATTCATTATGTAGTGGATCCCCCATCCCGCAAGCTATATCAAAATGCACCAAATTGGGACCAGAAGGAACTCGTGAATACGAAGACGATGCAGTTTTAGTGGAAGAGGATGAATATTTGGTTGGTCATGATGTTACCGAGGAGTTGGattttgaaggttcaaatggagTGGATACTATAGATCAACTTGAGCAGTCTACTGCCCCTAGTCTACTTTCTCATGGAGAGAGTTCTCATAGTCATTTGCAGGCACAGGTTGTTAGAGATCTGGGTGATGAGGCGGATGTGCATAGGCAGAGTGAATGGGAAGATATGGTTGATCCTTTTTCACTTGCAGCACTACTGAGGGCTGCCACAGGGGTTAAATCTGAAAGCAGCAGCGTTATGCTTACTTCTGTTGATGGCAAAAGTCTGTTTCGTCTGGAGCAACCTGTTGGTTCAGACTCTAGGTTCCTTGGTTTGAGACCTACTGCTCAACTAAGTCCTACTCTTTTTACTCCAGGGCGGATGGACAATGTTGAATCAGTAGAAAATTTAAGTCGAGGAGAAAAAAGGAAGATTGACAGATTGCATGAAATTAGGGTGAAATTTTTGCGGCTTCTCCATAGGTTAAATAGGTCTACTGAGGATCCTGTTGCTGTAAAGGTTTTATACCAACTAGAGCTTGCTGCTGGAAGGCCCTCTGTTCTAGCATTCCATTTTGATTTTGCTAAGCAGGATGCAATTCGGCTTGAAGCAGAGGGTAAGAAAGACTTGAACTTCTCTTTGAATATCCTAGTTATTGGGAAAAGTGGAGTTGGCAAGAGTGCAACCATAAACTCTATTTTTGGTGAAGAGAAAGCAACAACAAATGCATTTGAACCCGCCACAACTAGTGTGAACGAGATTACGGGAACAGTAAATGGCACTGAAGTTCGTGTATTGGACACCCCTGGTTTTAGATCTTCTCTCGGGGATCAATCTTTTAATCGGAGGATTCTGTCCTCTATAAAAAGGTTCACAAAGAAACTTCCTCCGGATGTTGTTCTCTACGTTGATCGTATAGACACCCAAACCGGAGATCTTAGTGATTTGCCGTTGCTTAAGTTAGTCACCGGTTATCTTGGTTCATCAATATGGTATAAAACCATTCTGATTTTGACGCATGCCGCTTCAGTTCCTCCAGAAGGGCCGTCTGGGGACCCCTTGAGCTATGATATATATGTTTCAGGAAGATCACGTTTTGTTCTGCAGTTGATTAGCCACTCTGTTGGTAATTTGCATACCATGAAACCCGGTCTTATCCCAGTTGCTCTCGTAGAGAACTGCTCTATGTGTGAAATGAACAAAAATGAGCAGACTTTCCTAACCAATGGAGACAGTTGGAGATCCGAATTACTGCTGTTGTGTTACTCCATGAAGATCTTATTGGAGATAGATTCTGAAGTCAAAACTGATGAAGTCACAGATTATCAGAAGTTGTTTGGCTTCAGAGTTCCATCTCCATCTCTGCACTATTTCATGTCTTCTCTCTTACAATCCAATTCTCATCCAAAGCTTTCTTCTATTCAAGGCGGTGAGAATTTTGACTCCGATGTTGAATTGGCATTTTCATCTGATTGCGATCAACAGAGTGAGAACGAGCATGACCAACTGCCACCATTCAGGCCACTGACAAAATCTGAGATTGCCAAGTTAAACAAGGAACAAAGAGACGCATATGCTGAAGAGTATGATTATCGCATAAAGCTACTTCAAAAGAAGCAGTGGAGTGGAATGGTTAGAAGGTTTCAAGATgcaaagaagaaacaaaaagacaT
This Coffea arabica cultivar ET-39 chromosome 3e, Coffea Arabica ET-39 HiFi, whole genome shotgun sequence DNA region includes the following protein-coding sequences:
- the LOC113738104 gene encoding translocase of chloroplast 101, chloroplastic-like codes for the protein MDSKRLLGVPVSATESAPPMLPSSASTGIRAPLTLDDSDVEYGQKDSGFSSYGSDSGVDSDGFLSGEERIQTASERAFVAETNDEIHEETRFLKQYIVSRPLVKCPPKEINDESSSDREFDDSRPVLPCTDEEIVGNDVAGEYSGSRPILADKCVEDVGASTEEHETAPGNHLPLVDIQIPLLQKQGMPIAKLSGFSDDDSLGSESVEEETFLGVARVPSSGVLERLVSAPKVRIFEVGEGDGYASVSDYGSEAEVGEDSVLVGGDNGEEKQISNHLMSADVIEDKGPEIAEEAGGAELDEHLQDFHGDNGEMNFEIGANANNPDPTTVVNSNILEINAVELTGAKATEGEAKDEFEAASMDRGKCANNDGNGSIVRSQPNEGEKSVCKIEHKIDEKSKSHCFDDPHNVESLDNATSEEEVQMMNYVKLSDEHVAQNLEGYTNGDLDVYQRLVMKDSLCSGSPIPQAISKCTKLGPEGTREYEDDAVLVEEDEYLVGHDVTEELDFEGSNGVDTIDQLEQSTAPSLLSHGESSHSHLQAQVVRDLGDEADVHRQSEWEDMVDPFSLAALLRAATGVKSESSSVMLTSVDGKSLFRLEQPVGSDSRFLGLRPTAQLSPTLFTPGRMDNVESVENLSRGEKRKIDRLHEIRVKFLRLLHRLNRSTEDPVAVKVLYQLELAAGRPSVLAFHFDFAKQDAIRLEAEGKKDLNFSLNILVIGKSGVGKSATINSIFGEEKATTNAFEPATTSVNEITGTVNGTEVRVLDTPGFRSSLGDQSFNRRILSSIKRFTKKLPPDVVLYVDRIDTQTGDLSDLPLLKLVTGYLGSSIWYKTILILTHAASVPPEGPSGDPLSYDIYVSGRSRFVLQLISHSVGNLHTMKPGLIPVALVENCSMCEMNKNEQTFLTNGDSWRSELLLLCYSMKILLEIDSEVKTDEVTDYQKLFGFRVPSPSLHYFMSSLLQSNSHPKLSSIQGGENFDSDVELAFSSDCDQQSENEHDQLPPFRPLTKSEIAKLNKEQRDAYAEEYDYRIKLLQKKQWSGMVRRFQDAKKKQKDMDECQDPDMDCQEAVAVPVPDMVLPLSFDGDYPAYRYRLLESSSRCITRPVLDLHGWDHDCGYDGVSIEDNLGIAGRFPAVIDVQLTKDKEVFNIRLNSCVAAKHGDKGSTMAGFDIETVGEQLAYTLKADTKLSNFGVNRTAAGVSITCIGENLIAGFKVEDEIALGKDLVLVGSTGLVKCETDAAYGANLGIRLREKDYPVGQDQSTLGLSLTKWRGDLVWGLNLQSQLSVGRNSNMTVRAGFNSNKRGQVSTRISSSDQLIIATLGLLPIANTIWKNLFTLVGRR